CGGATACAGCATTTTAAAATCGCTTCCGTTACAGATAATGACCTTAGAGGCGGATAGTGCCATATTATCCGTGGTGTGTACTTGTACCCAATTGGTAAGAGAATTGCATTCTACCACGGTCTTGTTCATATAAATATCCAGGCCTATTTCTTTTAGATAGCTTTGTAGTTTGCCGATCATTAGACGCGGCTCTACCATAACTTCCTCAGGAAAGAAAAGCCCCATTTTTACATAGTCTTCACGGAGACCAGGATACTTTTTAAGACATTCCTCTTTGGTCATTAACTCAGACTTGTAGGAATTTTTGAGGTTGATGGCGTTTAATTCTACCAAGAGTTGAACTTCCTCTTCATTGGAAGCAATATAGATACTACCTTCTTGCCGTACAGAAATATCAAATTTAGATTGTATATCCTTATATACTCTTAAACTTTCCCGTCCGTATATTTGCCATTTAGAGTCCATGCCCGAGGGTACCACTTGTCCAAAATTGCGTACGGTAGCCCCTTGGGGTTTTCCATCCTTTTCGAGCAAAGCAACTTTTAGACCGTTTTTCATTGCGTGATAAGCATGAAAAGTACCTAAAATGCCTCCACCAACTACGATAAGGTCATATTTATTCTCCATGGTCATATAATATGCAGTTCATTGTTTAACGTTAGTTGTTCCATCTTATATTTTTTCTTGAAATAGATTAATGAGCAAGTGGTTGCCGCGAAGCCCACAAAGGCAATGGCATAAGTTCCATAGCTAAAGAATTGTAGCCATGAGACGGAGCGATGTCCAAAATTTTTATAAAGTAGGAT
This genomic interval from Zobellia roscoffensis contains the following:
- a CDS encoding TIGR03364 family FAD-dependent oxidoreductase, which translates into the protein MENKYDLIVVGGGILGTFHAYHAMKNGLKVALLEKDGKPQGATVRNFGQVVPSGMDSKWQIYGRESLRVYKDIQSKFDISVRQEGSIYIASNEEEVQLLVELNAINLKNSYKSELMTKEECLKKYPGLREDYVKMGLFFPEEVMVEPRLMIGKLQSYLKEIGLDIYMNKTVVECNSLTNWVQVHTTDNMALSASKVIICNGSDFKMLYPNLFSESNLIVSKLQMMQTKVQPNYKLPSSVLTGLSIRRYEAFSECPSYASVKANEKSESPEKKWGVHILFKQAMDGSVIIGDSHEYAPAAGIDDLGMDLNMDIDNFILNEAKKIFDLPTYQIQNRWYGLYSQCENADLYQHTIDRNIHIVTGIGGKGMTGSAGFSKENINSIFNLQNA